A region of the Lentimicrobiaceae bacterium genome:
GGGTTAGGGATTGCTTCAAAATGGGCTTTAATTTTTGCTTCGGCAGCATCTATATCAATGTCGCCAACTACTATTACAGCCATCAGATCGGGGCGATACCAATCAGTATAAAATTGGTGAATAGTTTCATGTTTAAAATTTTGTATGATGTCAACTTTTCCTATAGGAATACGTTCGGCATAACGGGAATCTTTCAGAACGACAGGAAGCCAGCGTTTCATCATACGGTCATCAGCACCAAGGCCCAAACGCCATTCTTCCACGATAACTCCACGTTCCTTGTCAATCTCTTTTCCGTCCATGGTAACGTTATGCGCCCAGTCTTCTAATACCTGGTACCCTTTTTCTACGAGTTCTTCTTTATCTGTAGGTATTTGTAACATATATACTGTTTCGGCAAAACTGGTGTAAGCATTGATATCTCCGCCAAAAGACATGCCTATGGACTGAAAATAGTTTATCAGTTCGTTTTTAGGAAAGTTTTTGGTTCCGTTGAAACACATATGTTCGGTAAAATGTGCCAGTCCCTGCTGGGCATCAGTTTCGTAAAGTGAACCGACATTTACAGCGAGCCGTAGTTCGACACGTTTTTCGGGTTTTGCATTTTTGCGTATATAATAAGTGAGTCCGTTGGCTAATTTCCCAATACGTACATTATTATCTATAGGTATAAGAGCGCTTAAATCAACGGGT
Encoded here:
- a CDS encoding insulinase family protein, with protein sequence MKKFCLFFLFLAAGILGFTVVYAQQPVDLSALIPIDNNVRIGKLANGLTYYIRKNAKPEKRVELRLAVNVGSLYETDAQQGLAHFTEHMCFNGTKNFPKNELINYFQSIGMSFGGDINAYTSFAETVYMLQIPTDKEELVEKGYQVLEDWAHNVTMDGKEIDKERGVIVEEWRLGLGADDRMMKRWLPVVLKDSRYAERIPIGKVDIIQNFKHETIHQFYTDWYRPDLMAVIVVGDIDIDAAEAKIKAHFEAIPNP